The following are encoded in a window of Solidesulfovibrio magneticus RS-1 genomic DNA:
- a CDS encoding tetratricopeptide repeat protein, giving the protein MSGELTKARAQINKVGTFLKQAKPLPAVSALYEAIAAVMRTPLIRSEKEEFSKLITDAVLHLNGDRNLRTIYPLILDYKPGAEKELADQLFNVLGELQATAVEAAKDIIADKEQRIAEGLAQGKLLIEEKRIDEAKALLEKLAREHPHDADLRARIAELFIGGELYEEAFSYLDEAIELSPDQIHHYNRIAIVLRKLRKYDIAERYFMRAAEFAKSDPNLYFNLGRLYVDWERWDKAEKSSRLALRLSPEFVEARKLLNYALKKQGKEPETA; this is encoded by the coding sequence ATGTCAGGTGAACTGACCAAAGCTCGGGCCCAGATCAACAAGGTCGGGACGTTCCTCAAGCAGGCCAAGCCCCTGCCGGCCGTCTCGGCCTTGTACGAAGCCATCGCGGCGGTCATGCGAACGCCGCTTATCCGTTCGGAAAAAGAAGAGTTTTCCAAGCTTATCACCGACGCGGTCCTGCACCTTAACGGCGACAGGAATCTGCGCACCATCTATCCCCTCATCCTCGATTACAAGCCCGGCGCGGAAAAAGAGCTGGCAGACCAGCTCTTCAATGTCCTTGGCGAACTGCAAGCCACGGCTGTGGAAGCGGCCAAGGACATTATCGCCGACAAGGAACAGCGCATTGCCGAGGGTCTGGCCCAAGGCAAGCTCCTTATCGAGGAAAAGCGCATCGACGAGGCCAAGGCGCTGCTGGAAAAGCTCGCCCGGGAACATCCCCATGACGCCGATCTGCGCGCCCGCATCGCTGAGCTTTTCATCGGCGGCGAACTCTACGAAGAAGCGTTTTCCTACCTCGACGAAGCCATCGAGCTTTCGCCCGACCAGATCCATCACTACAACCGCATCGCCATTGTCCTTCGCAAGCTACGCAAGTACGACATCGCTGAACGCTATTTCATGCGGGCGGCGGAGTTCGCCAAGTCCGACCCCAACCTCTATTTCAACCTGGGCCGGCTCTATGTCGACTGGGAACGCTGGGACAAGGCCGAAAAATCGTCACGTCTGGCCCTGCGCCTGTCGCCGGAATTCGTCGAGGCCAGAAAACTCCTCAACTATGCCCTCAAGAAGCAAGGCAAGGAGCCCGAAACCGCCTGA
- a CDS encoding GAK system CofD-like protein translates to MTTLPVPSLDAIEGTDVPDAKPSPRARIARTVRLPDPSRAALFRRAPELGPRVLFFSGGTALRDLSTTLIEYTANSIHLITPFDSGGSSAVLRKAFGMPAVGDLRNRIMALADRSITGNPAVFELFAHRLPKDAPQDELAAKLVRIMNGEDPLIRRVPDPLRKIIRTHLRFFNERRPKDFDLRGASIGNCILAGGYFNYNRMLDPVIYLFMQLVEARGVVRPIVNADLHLACRLADGRVLIGQHNMTGKEAAPIDAPIESLWLTASLDDPTPASVRIRDKTDKLIRQAEVICFPYGSFYSSLMANLLPQGVGDAVAAADCPKVYIPNLGHDPEQQGLTVADQTRRLLDALEAGCAKACRREDLLRFVFVDSRGGRYDGGLDIPAIRRLGVEVVDVPLARSDDSGQADSRKVAELLVSLA, encoded by the coding sequence ATGACGACATTGCCTGTACCGAGCCTCGACGCTATTGAAGGAACCGACGTGCCAGACGCCAAGCCATCGCCCCGGGCGCGCATCGCCCGCACCGTGCGCCTGCCCGATCCGTCCCGGGCGGCGCTTTTCCGCCGCGCTCCGGAACTGGGACCGCGCGTGCTCTTTTTCAGCGGCGGCACGGCGCTTCGCGACCTCAGTACCACGCTGATTGAATACACCGCCAATTCCATCCACTTGATCACGCCCTTTGATTCCGGCGGTTCCTCGGCCGTGCTGCGCAAGGCCTTCGGGATGCCGGCCGTGGGCGATCTGCGAAACCGCATCATGGCCCTGGCCGACCGCAGCATCACCGGCAATCCGGCCGTGTTCGAGCTTTTTGCCCACCGCCTGCCCAAGGACGCGCCCCAGGACGAACTGGCGGCTAAGCTCGTACGGATCATGAACGGCGAAGACCCGCTCATCCGCCGGGTGCCCGATCCCCTGCGCAAGATCATCCGCACCCATCTGCGCTTTTTCAACGAACGCCGTCCCAAGGATTTCGACCTGCGCGGGGCCAGCATCGGCAACTGCATCCTGGCCGGCGGCTATTTCAACTACAACCGGATGCTCGACCCGGTCATCTACCTCTTTATGCAGCTGGTCGAGGCCCGGGGCGTGGTGCGGCCCATCGTCAACGCCGACCTGCACCTGGCCTGCCGCCTGGCCGACGGTCGGGTGCTCATTGGTCAGCACAACATGACCGGCAAGGAAGCCGCGCCCATCGACGCGCCCATCGAGTCCCTGTGGCTGACCGCCAGCCTCGACGACCCGACCCCGGCCAGCGTGCGCATCCGCGACAAGACCGACAAGCTCATCCGTCAGGCCGAGGTCATCTGCTTTCCCTACGGCAGCTTCTATTCGAGCCTCATGGCCAACCTGCTCCCCCAGGGCGTGGGCGACGCCGTGGCCGCCGCCGATTGTCCCAAGGTCTACATCCCCAATCTCGGGCACGATCCCGAACAGCAGGGCCTGACCGTGGCCGACCAGACGCGCCGGCTCCTGGACGCCCTGGAAGCCGGCTGCGCCAAGGCCTGCCGCCGCGAGGACCTGCTGCGCTTCGTCTTCGTGGACAGCCGGGGAGGGCGCTACGACGGCGGCCTGGACATCCCGGCCATCCGCCGCCTGGGCGTGGAAGTGGTGGACGTGCCGCTGGCCCGGTCCGACGATTCCGGCCAGGCCGACAGCCGCAAGGTGGCCGAGCTGCTCGTTTCCCTGGCCTGA
- a CDS encoding D-alanine--D-alanine ligase family protein, which produces MKILLVAGGWSSERAVSLSGAVQIEKALTSLGHEVVPYDLSHDFPGFVRRAKACDFVFLSLHGAPGEDGLPQALLDAAGVPYQGSGPAGSFLALNKAASKQLFLEACLPTPRWTFVPRDAGTSARPDFPLPWFVKPNLGGSSIHMTLVRRAEELPAALEKVFAHGDDALIEEGLSGPELTCAVLGDEALPPILIRPKAGEFFDYASKYEPDAADEICPAPVEPAVTEELSRLSLAAHRVLGLCGYSRADFILAPEGLRLLEVNTLPGMTPTSLLPRAAATAGLSFADLIARLIELGLAQQAKRP; this is translated from the coding sequence ATGAAAATACTTTTGGTTGCGGGCGGCTGGTCGAGTGAGCGGGCCGTTTCGCTCTCCGGCGCGGTCCAGATCGAAAAAGCCCTGACGTCCCTTGGCCACGAGGTCGTGCCCTATGACCTCTCCCACGATTTCCCCGGCTTTGTGCGACGGGCCAAGGCCTGCGACTTCGTGTTTCTCAGCCTCCACGGCGCGCCGGGCGAGGACGGACTGCCCCAGGCGCTTCTGGACGCCGCCGGCGTGCCCTATCAGGGCAGCGGCCCGGCCGGTTCGTTTCTTGCGCTGAACAAGGCCGCCTCCAAGCAGCTTTTCCTCGAGGCCTGCCTGCCCACGCCGCGCTGGACGTTCGTGCCCCGCGACGCCGGCACGAGCGCGCGCCCGGATTTCCCCCTGCCCTGGTTCGTCAAGCCCAACCTCGGCGGATCGAGTATCCACATGACCCTGGTGCGCCGGGCCGAGGAGCTGCCGGCCGCCCTGGAAAAAGTCTTTGCCCACGGCGACGACGCGCTGATTGAGGAAGGGCTTTCCGGTCCGGAACTCACCTGCGCCGTCCTGGGCGACGAAGCCTTGCCGCCCATACTCATCCGGCCCAAGGCCGGGGAGTTTTTTGATTACGCCAGCAAGTACGAGCCGGACGCGGCCGACGAGATCTGCCCGGCCCCAGTGGAACCAGCCGTGACCGAAGAACTTTCGCGCCTGAGTCTGGCCGCCCACCGGGTTCTCGGGCTTTGCGGCTACAGCCGGGCGGATTTCATCCTGGCCCCGGAGGGCCTGAGGCTCCTGGAGGTCAACACCCTGCCCGGCATGACGCCGACGAGCCTTTTGCCGCGCGCGGCGGCAACGGCGGGCCTGAGCTTCGCCGATCTTATCGCGCGCCTGATCGAACTTGGCCTTGCGCAGCAAGCCAAGAGGCCTTAA
- a CDS encoding HypC/HybG/HupF family hydrogenase formation chaperone has translation MCLAVPMEITAIHDKIADVEIGGVTRQVRLELIDAAPAVGDYVIVHAGFAIRRLDREDAIETIKLFQEGLNLELL, from the coding sequence ATGTGCCTTGCCGTTCCCATGGAAATCACCGCCATCCATGACAAGATCGCCGACGTGGAAATCGGCGGCGTCACCCGCCAGGTGCGCCTGGAACTCATCGACGCGGCCCCGGCTGTCGGCGACTACGTCATCGTCCACGCTGGCTTCGCCATCCGTCGCCTGGACCGGGAAGACGCCATCGAGACCATCAAGCTTTTCCAGGAAGGACTCAACCTTGAACTCCTTTGA
- a CDS encoding bacteriohemerythrin, whose product MIAWDESLAVGVTEIDEQHQAIIRLINDLAARQGQAEEADAAKALAFLRAYLHDHFDLETELMLDLGYPELDAHRQQHELFANHVIFFEIEKEFGVVSEQMLADILVFLKEWFISHITQEDKALGEFVRVQAMSG is encoded by the coding sequence ATGATCGCATGGGACGAATCTTTGGCCGTGGGCGTGACGGAAATCGACGAACAGCACCAAGCCATCATCCGCCTCATCAATGATCTGGCCGCCAGACAGGGACAGGCCGAGGAAGCCGACGCCGCCAAGGCCCTGGCCTTTTTGCGCGCCTATCTCCACGACCACTTCGACCTCGAAACCGAACTCATGCTTGATCTTGGCTACCCCGAACTCGACGCCCACCGCCAGCAGCATGAACTCTTCGCCAACCATGTCATCTTTTTCGAGATCGAAAAGGAATTCGGCGTGGTCAGCGAACAAATGCTGGCCGACATCCTGGTCTTTCTCAAGGAGTGGTTCATCAGCCACATCACCCAGGAAGACAAGGCGCTTGGCGAATTCGTGCGCGTTCAGGCCATGTCCGGGTAG
- a CDS encoding HDIG domain-containing metalloprotein, translating into MSDSTSKPLFAAPEADFPPTEAVALPLVAELPPVDAVPTDAQCRLLWDAYGMLPNIRAHSELVACLATALAELARAAGLAVDVTAVRAAALLHDLAKTYTIRHGGNHCQLGAAWVQEITGNPALAQGVLCHVHWPREIDLAVDFLPLALIYSDKRVKHNQIVTLEARFEDLLVRYGTTEYIRGRIRESFQQAEAIERALAATLGIDIHENTFGCGRLVE; encoded by the coding sequence ATGTCCGACAGCACCAGCAAGCCTCTTTTTGCCGCTCCCGAGGCGGATTTTCCCCCGACCGAAGCCGTGGCCCTGCCGCTCGTGGCCGAGTTGCCGCCGGTCGATGCCGTCCCCACCGACGCCCAGTGCCGCTTGCTGTGGGACGCCTACGGCATGTTGCCCAACATCCGAGCCCACAGCGAACTGGTGGCCTGTCTGGCCACGGCCCTGGCCGAACTGGCCCGGGCGGCGGGATTGGCCGTGGACGTGACCGCGGTGCGGGCGGCCGCTCTGCTCCACGATCTGGCCAAGACCTACACCATCCGCCACGGCGGCAACCACTGCCAGCTCGGGGCGGCCTGGGTGCAGGAGATCACCGGCAATCCGGCCCTGGCCCAGGGGGTGCTGTGCCATGTCCACTGGCCGCGCGAGATTGATCTCGCCGTCGATTTCTTGCCGCTGGCCCTCATTTATAGCGACAAACGGGTCAAGCACAACCAGATCGTGACCCTGGAAGCGCGCTTTGAGGATCTGCTGGTGCGCTACGGAACCACCGAGTACATCCGGGGCCGCATCCGCGAATCCTTCCAACAGGCCGAAGCCATTGAACGGGCCCTGGCCGCAACGCTTGGCATAGACATCCATGAAAATACTTTTGGTTGCGGGCGGCTGGTCGAGTGA
- the hypE gene encoding hydrogenase expression/formation protein HypE — MDKVLLDYGSGGRASHRFVADLFFKYLGNDILARMDDAAVLSLTGPVAMSTDSFVVDPIFFPGGDIGSLAVHGTVNDVAMMGARPLYLTCGFILEEGLPMDDLAKIVASMGQAARDAGVRIVAGDTKVVPRGAADKIFINTTGVGEIMVDPAPSGHRAAVGDVVIVSGSMGDHGLAILSTREGLSFEAPVVSDSASLAGIVGKLLAAVPGVHVLRDPTRGGLATTLNEIAGQSDVGIELTQADIPIHPAVAGGCAVLGLDPLYLANEGKFLCIVPEAKAQAALATITADPLGAGAKVIGRVVSDHPGKVALVTPLGGKRLLGMLEGEQLPRIC, encoded by the coding sequence ATGGACAAGGTTTTGCTTGATTACGGCAGCGGCGGCCGGGCTTCGCACCGGTTCGTGGCCGATCTGTTCTTCAAATATCTCGGCAACGACATCCTGGCCCGCATGGACGACGCGGCCGTGCTGTCCCTCACCGGCCCGGTGGCCATGAGCACCGACAGCTTCGTGGTGGACCCGATCTTTTTTCCGGGCGGCGACATCGGTTCCCTGGCCGTCCACGGCACGGTCAACGACGTGGCCATGATGGGCGCGCGTCCGCTGTATCTGACCTGCGGCTTCATCCTGGAAGAAGGTCTGCCCATGGACGATCTGGCGAAAATCGTCGCTTCCATGGGGCAAGCCGCGCGCGACGCCGGGGTGCGCATCGTGGCCGGCGACACCAAGGTGGTGCCCCGGGGCGCGGCGGACAAGATCTTTATCAACACCACCGGCGTGGGCGAAATCATGGTCGATCCGGCTCCCAGCGGCCACCGGGCGGCCGTGGGCGACGTGGTCATCGTCTCGGGTTCCATGGGCGACCACGGGCTGGCCATCCTCTCCACCCGCGAAGGCCTGTCCTTCGAGGCCCCGGTGGTCAGCGACAGCGCCTCCCTGGCCGGCATCGTGGGCAAACTGCTCGCCGCCGTGCCGGGCGTGCATGTGCTGCGCGATCCCACGCGCGGCGGGCTGGCCACCACGCTCAACGAGATCGCCGGCCAGTCCGACGTCGGCATCGAACTGACCCAGGCCGACATTCCGATCCATCCGGCCGTGGCCGGCGGCTGCGCCGTGCTGGGCCTTGATCCGCTCTATCTTGCCAACGAGGGCAAATTTTTGTGTATTGTGCCCGAGGCAAAGGCCCAGGCCGCCCTGGCCACAATCACGGCCGATCCGCTGGGGGCCGGGGCCAAGGTCATCGGCCGGGTGGTTTCCGACCATCCGGGCAAGGTGGCCCTGGTCACGCCCCTGGGCGGCAAGCGGCTGCTGGGGATGCTCGAAGGCGAGCAGCTGCCGCGCATCTGCTAG
- the carA gene encoding glutamine-hydrolyzing carbamoyl-phosphate synthase small subunit — protein sequence MKAILALEDGTLFHGHTFTGEGSAGGEVIFNTGMTGYQEVLTDPSYTGQMVCMTYPHVGNYGINPEDIESAHIRVAGFIVKECCKEPSNWRSTMTLPEYLTSQGITGIEGIDTRALTRHLRLHGAMRGYISTDVSDPQRVVGLAKGLPSMEGLGLADRVCCDAPFTWSGTAMEPAKIVDGTYAWPGTGPRLVVFDMGIKWNILRLLTAQGFDMLVVPYTTTAEQVRKLGPDAVFLSPGPGDPAALTDLVHTTSLLVNEYPLAGICLGHQLLGLALGGRTFKLKFGHHGLNHPVKDLQTGRIEISSQNHGFCVDIESLSDVELTHVNLNDNTLEGFAHKKKPVIAIQYHPEAAPGPHDSRYFFSRFRNLVRKETGK from the coding sequence ATGAAAGCCATTTTGGCCCTCGAAGACGGCACCCTTTTCCACGGCCACACTTTTACCGGCGAGGGCAGCGCCGGCGGCGAAGTCATCTTCAACACCGGCATGACCGGCTACCAGGAAGTCCTCACCGATCCGTCCTACACCGGGCAGATGGTGTGCATGACCTATCCCCACGTCGGCAACTACGGCATCAACCCCGAGGACATCGAATCGGCCCACATCCGCGTGGCCGGCTTCATCGTCAAGGAATGCTGCAAGGAGCCCTCCAACTGGCGCTCCACCATGACCCTGCCCGAATACCTGACCAGCCAGGGTATCACGGGCATCGAAGGCATCGACACCCGGGCGCTGACCCGTCACCTGCGCCTGCATGGAGCCATGCGGGGCTACATTTCCACCGACGTGTCCGATCCCCAACGCGTGGTCGGGCTGGCCAAGGGCCTGCCGTCCATGGAAGGCCTGGGCCTGGCCGACCGGGTCTGCTGCGACGCGCCGTTCACCTGGTCCGGCACGGCCATGGAGCCGGCCAAGATCGTGGACGGGACCTACGCCTGGCCCGGAACCGGCCCCAGGCTGGTGGTCTTCGACATGGGCATCAAGTGGAACATCCTGCGGCTTCTGACCGCCCAGGGCTTCGACATGCTGGTGGTGCCCTACACCACCACGGCCGAACAGGTGCGCAAGCTCGGCCCCGACGCGGTCTTTCTCTCCCCCGGCCCGGGCGACCCGGCGGCCCTGACCGATCTGGTCCATACCACGTCGCTTCTGGTCAACGAATACCCCCTGGCCGGCATCTGCCTGGGCCATCAGCTCCTGGGTCTGGCCCTTGGCGGGCGCACCTTCAAGCTCAAGTTTGGCCACCACGGGCTTAACCATCCGGTCAAGGATCTCCAGACCGGCCGTATCGAGATATCCTCGCAAAACCACGGTTTTTGCGTGGACATCGAGAGCCTGTCCGACGTAGAGTTGACTCACGTCAATTTAAACGACAACACCCTTGAGGGCTTTGCCCACAAGAAGAAACCCGTCATCGCCATTCAGTACCACCCTGAGGCGGCGCCGGGTCCCCATGACAGCCGGTATTTCTTCAGCCGCTTCCGCAATCTGGTGCGCAAGGAAACGGGCAAATAA
- a CDS encoding L,D-transpeptidase family protein, with the protein MVRSFRLLLLGLLLLVCLPACRTAGPTTPAAAGRSGQAATIQAGKSPLDGSRQLVLVVTESFDDNQARMRRFERSGPGSWRPVGDDVAVTLGKNGLAWGRGVHGQTPLGPGPVKVEGDGRSPAGVFAFGTAFAYRPEDLWQPAKMPMHRVTDQTVCVESISSRWYNRIVDENTVPAVDWSSPDRMLRPDGLYRYGLMVDHNAPDTKPGAGSCIFFHLWRRPGAPTVGCTAMNEAAMLAVLAWLDASKKPIVVQLPRTELERLAPSWGASELVVLRLTPRE; encoded by the coding sequence ATGGTTCGCTCGTTTAGGCTTTTGCTGCTCGGTCTCCTGTTGCTCGTTTGTCTGCCTGCCTGCCGCACGGCCGGCCCCACAACCCCGGCGGCCGCCGGGCGCAGCGGCCAAGCTGCGACCATCCAGGCAGGTAAATCGCCCCTGGACGGCTCCCGCCAACTCGTGCTGGTGGTGACCGAAAGCTTTGACGACAATCAAGCCCGTATGCGCCGCTTCGAACGCTCGGGGCCTGGCTCTTGGCGGCCGGTGGGCGACGACGTGGCCGTTACTCTCGGCAAAAACGGCCTGGCCTGGGGCCGGGGGGTGCACGGGCAAACGCCTCTTGGGCCGGGACCGGTCAAGGTGGAGGGCGACGGCCGTTCGCCGGCCGGTGTGTTTGCCTTTGGTACGGCCTTCGCCTACCGCCCCGAAGACCTGTGGCAGCCGGCCAAGATGCCCATGCACCGGGTCACCGACCAGACGGTGTGCGTGGAGAGCATAAGTTCCCGCTGGTACAATCGTATTGTGGACGAAAACACCGTCCCGGCCGTGGATTGGTCCTCGCCCGACCGGATGCTGCGCCCCGACGGCCTGTACCGCTACGGCCTCATGGTGGACCACAATGCGCCGGACACCAAGCCCGGAGCCGGTTCGTGCATTTTCTTCCATCTGTGGCGGCGGCCCGGCGCGCCGACGGTCGGCTGCACGGCCATGAACGAAGCGGCCATGCTGGCCGTGCTGGCCTGGCTGGACGCCTCCAAAAAACCCATTGTCGTGCAACTGCCCCGGACCGAACTGGAACGCCTGGCCCCGAGCTGGGGCGCGTCCGAACTCGTCGTCCTGCGTCTTACGCCCAGGGAATAG
- a CDS encoding HprK-related kinase B translates to MTAACADVIAASRATVPHVVDVMPGGTRLRVQTNSLPLAQALSRHFAAFPGDGGQPDLVVKAVDGPSPELDLTFVPHESEGGKEEYADLPDGRLVRKRRTGLLLVFGAAGNWIFGPCAAWPQQVINAVNARLADRELARGAALLHAAAVARGEAALALAGLAGAGKTTLALELVRRGADFVTNDRLFVTSEPNGFGCCGVARPPRVNPGTILGNDRLHGLLDPAERAAYAALPPDALWGLESKHDAPIETCFGPGRVRLRAGLHALIVLCWKRGGGPVDARWTTLAAAPELVPAITKDLGVLFLAGPRPADPAAYLAALGELPVLALLGGTDVSHAAQLCQDILWRADEGRP, encoded by the coding sequence ATGACGGCCGCCTGCGCCGACGTCATCGCCGCCAGCCGCGCTACCGTGCCCCATGTCGTGGACGTCATGCCGGGCGGAACGCGGCTTCGCGTACAGACCAACAGTTTGCCCCTGGCCCAAGCCCTGAGCCGCCATTTCGCCGCCTTTCCGGGCGACGGCGGCCAGCCCGATCTGGTTGTCAAGGCCGTGGACGGCCCCAGCCCAGAGCTTGACCTGACCTTTGTCCCCCACGAGTCCGAGGGCGGCAAGGAAGAGTATGCCGATCTGCCCGACGGCCGCCTGGTGCGCAAGCGCCGTACCGGGCTGCTGCTCGTCTTCGGTGCGGCCGGCAACTGGATTTTCGGCCCCTGTGCCGCCTGGCCCCAGCAAGTGATCAACGCCGTCAACGCCCGGCTGGCCGATCGGGAACTGGCCCGGGGCGCGGCGCTGCTCCATGCCGCCGCCGTGGCTCGGGGAGAGGCCGCCCTGGCCCTGGCCGGGCTGGCCGGCGCGGGCAAGACCACCCTGGCTTTGGAACTGGTGCGGCGCGGCGCGGATTTCGTCACCAACGACCGCTTGTTCGTTACCTCCGAACCCAACGGCTTCGGGTGTTGCGGCGTAGCCCGGCCGCCCCGGGTCAACCCCGGAACGATCCTGGGCAACGACCGCCTGCATGGGCTTCTTGACCCGGCCGAGCGGGCCGCTTATGCCGCCTTGCCGCCTGATGCGCTATGGGGGCTTGAATCCAAACATGACGCCCCCATTGAGACGTGTTTCGGGCCGGGGCGGGTGCGCCTTCGGGCCGGGCTTCACGCCCTGATCGTGCTGTGCTGGAAACGCGGCGGCGGCCCCGTGGACGCGCGCTGGACCACGTTGGCAGCCGCGCCCGAACTGGTCCCGGCCATCACCAAGGACCTAGGCGTGCTGTTTCTGGCCGGTCCGCGCCCGGCCGATCCGGCCGCCTATCTCGCCGCCCTGGGAGAACTGCCGGTGCTGGCGCTCTTAGGCGGCACGGACGTTTCCCACGCGGCCCAGTTGTGCCAGGACATCCTCTGGCGCGCCGACGAAGGTCGGCCATGA
- a CDS encoding magnesium transporter CorA family protein, translating to MMQCFIGEAGKPQIVDSVTRKCWIHMVDPSEDEIQYIVRELGVPLDFLTDPLDVDERSRIEQEDGVLLLVLRVPVRHDETSGGVPFATVAQGVIVAGDHVVTVSKVENELTRHFVDGLAKQCTPERPGRFVIQLLQRNALQFLADLREINRLTNLIEQELHKSSRNEELIGLVNIEKSLVYFITSLQSNNLIMKTLLRRKIIALDEDERDLLEDALIENKQAISMTKIYTDILSGLMDAFASIVSNNLNVTMKFLTCFTIILMIPNILAGLFGMNVKLPLQDEPQAFVYIVLASLAFAFALSAVFVKKRWF from the coding sequence ATGATGCAGTGTTTCATCGGCGAGGCCGGCAAGCCGCAGATCGTCGACAGCGTGACGCGGAAATGCTGGATTCACATGGTCGATCCGAGCGAGGACGAGATCCAGTACATCGTCCGGGAACTCGGCGTGCCGCTGGATTTCCTGACCGATCCCCTGGACGTGGACGAACGGTCGCGCATTGAGCAGGAGGACGGCGTGCTGCTGCTGGTGCTGCGCGTGCCGGTGCGCCACGACGAGACCTCGGGCGGCGTGCCCTTCGCCACCGTTGCCCAGGGCGTCATCGTCGCCGGGGATCATGTGGTGACGGTGTCCAAGGTGGAAAACGAGCTGACGCGCCATTTCGTCGATGGCCTGGCCAAGCAGTGCACCCCGGAGCGGCCCGGCCGGTTCGTCATTCAGCTCTTGCAGCGAAACGCGCTGCAGTTCCTGGCCGATCTGCGGGAGATCAACCGCCTGACCAATCTCATCGAGCAGGAGTTGCACAAGTCCTCGCGAAACGAGGAGCTCATTGGCCTCGTCAACATCGAAAAAAGCCTCGTCTACTTCATCACCTCGCTGCAATCCAACAACCTCATTATGAAGACGCTCTTGCGACGAAAAATCATCGCCCTGGACGAGGACGAGCGGGACCTGCTCGAAGACGCGCTCATTGAAAACAAGCAGGCCATCAGCATGACCAAGATCTACACCGATATTTTAAGCGGCCTCATGGACGCTTTTGCTTCCATCGTTTCCAATAATTTGAACGTCACCATGAAGTTTTTGACCTGCTTCACCATCATTCTCATGATCCCCAACATCCTGGCCGGCCTGTTTGGCATGAACGTCAAGCTGCCGCTGCAGGACGAACCTCAGGCCTTTGTCTACATCGTCCTGGCCTCGTTGGCCTTTGCTTTTGCTCTGAGCGCGGTTTTCGTCAAGAAACGCTGGTTCTGA
- the hypD gene encoding hydrogenase formation protein HypD encodes MNSFEAFKDPALCRALLERLQKEADTPYRFMEVCGTHTVSIFQSGLRSLLPQTITHVTGPGCPVCVTHESEVACFLDLATRDDIVLATFGDLMRVPGPKGKNLKTAQADGARVEVVYSPVDALAVAAANPGRTTIFLGVGFETTAPAVAATIRLAREQNLKNFRVLSFHKLVPPALAALVADPDINIDAFILPGHVSAIIGAAPYGFLAEKHGLPAVVTGFEPLDILSALLEITAMRASGRPAVVNAYTRVVAHDGNPVARAVMDEVFIPVDALWRGLGVLPGSGLDIREEFADFDALRLPGVSLPDVPPLAGCRCGEVLKGKRAPNECPLFDKACTPATPVGPCMVSTEGGCAAYHKYRLEL; translated from the coding sequence TTGAACTCCTTTGAGGCCTTCAAGGACCCGGCCCTGTGCCGGGCGCTGCTGGAGCGTTTGCAGAAAGAAGCCGACACCCCCTACCGGTTCATGGAAGTCTGCGGCACCCATACCGTTTCCATCTTCCAGTCCGGGCTGCGTAGCCTGCTGCCCCAGACCATCACCCACGTGACCGGCCCGGGCTGCCCGGTCTGCGTCACCCACGAATCCGAAGTGGCTTGTTTCCTGGACTTGGCCACCCGCGACGACATCGTGCTGGCCACCTTCGGCGACCTCATGCGCGTGCCCGGCCCCAAGGGCAAAAACCTCAAGACGGCCCAGGCCGACGGCGCGCGGGTCGAGGTGGTCTATTCGCCCGTGGACGCCCTGGCCGTGGCCGCCGCCAACCCCGGGCGCACCACGATTTTTCTCGGCGTCGGCTTCGAGACCACCGCCCCGGCCGTGGCCGCCACCATCCGGCTGGCCCGGGAGCAGAATCTCAAAAACTTCCGGGTGCTGAGCTTCCACAAGCTGGTGCCGCCGGCCCTGGCCGCTCTGGTCGCCGACCCGGACATCAACATCGACGCGTTTATTCTGCCCGGCCACGTCTCGGCCATCATCGGCGCGGCCCCTTACGGCTTTTTAGCCGAAAAGCACGGGCTGCCGGCTGTGGTCACCGGTTTTGAACCCCTGGACATCCTGTCGGCGCTGCTCGAAATCACGGCCATGCGCGCCTCCGGCCGGCCGGCCGTGGTCAACGCCTACACCCGCGTGGTGGCCCACGACGGCAATCCCGTGGCCCGGGCGGTCATGGACGAGGTGTTCATCCCCGTCGATGCCCTGTGGCGCGGCCTTGGCGTTTTGCCGGGCAGCGGCCTGGACATTCGCGAGGAGTTCGCCGACTTCGACGCTCTGCGCCTGCCCGGAGTCAGCCTGCCCGACGTGCCGCCCTTGGCCGGCTGCCGCTGCGGCGAGGTGCTCAAAGGCAAGAGGGCCCCCAACGAATGCCCGCTTTTCGACAAGGCCTGCACCCCGGCCACGCCCGTGGGGCCATGCATGGTCTCCACCGAAGGCGGCTGCGCCGCTTACCACAAATATCGGTTGGAGTTGTAA